The following DNA comes from Desulfobaculum bizertense DSM 18034.
ATTCAAACTTGGGTGAGAATGCGATAAGAAAGTCTTTCTCTTCTGCGAGTTGCCACCATTTTCTTTTTGAACGCTCGCGTTCAAAAAGAAAAACGGGTGAACAGGGCAAAAGAACACGCGTTCGGGAAATTCCCCTAGCTCAAAAAATACGGCTGATGGAGAGGAAAGCGAAGCTTTCATCCCATTCAGCCGTATTTTTTGAGCGATAGCGGGATTCCCAAGGGCCTCGTCCTTGGGCGGGGTCAAGGGGCGGCGCCCCTTGCAGAGGTGCGGGGACAGAGTCCCCGCCCACCCTAGCGCCCCTTGCAGGGCTTGGGGCAGCGCCCCAATAAAACAAGCACTTATAAATCGCGAGAAAGTTCGAAAACGCCATCGTCGTAGTTCCGACTCACGGTGAATCCGAGGGCGGTGGCGAGTGCGGCCATAGCGGAGTTGTCGATAAGGGTCTGCCCGATGATGCGGGCACAGCCGCGTGCGGCGGCATAGTCAATAAGCTTCTGTAGGAGAATGCGCCCGAGTCCCTGCCGCTTGATGTCGGAGCGAATAATGATAGCGAATTCCATCTCCTGATTGTCGAGAGAGGTGGAGCCGCGGACAACGCCGAGGGTCTCAGAGGCTTCGCGATCAATGGCGATGAAGGCCATTTCGCGATCGTAGTCAATTTGAGTGAGACGAATCATCTCGGCACGCGGGAGGGTCTGAATCAGACCGAAAAAGCGAAAGCGGAGATCTTCTGCTGAAAGCTTTGCAATGAAATCCCAGTGCGCGGGTTCGTCCTCCGGAGTAATGGGACGAATGAGAAGAGTCTTGCCAGAGCGAATCTGAATAAGCTGCTCAAGCTCACGAGGATAGGGGCGAATAGCGAGGGCGTCACTGGCGTCGAAATCGGCAAGAAGTGAAGCACTGGCATCAAGGGCGAGAACGCCGTGATCGTCCACACAAAGGGGGTCAATCTGAATGTGCTGTAGCGTTGGAAGGTCGAGTAAAAGCTGGGAAAGTTTGCAAAGGGTGAGACAGAGTGCGGAAATGTCGAAGCGTGAATCGTCGAGAGGGAGAACGGCGGCGCGGGTGACGAGTTCGCGGGCGAGGGCCATGTTGAGAGGTGGGAGGGCAACGGCGGGAGAGTGAGACTGCGAGGGAAAGAGCGGGGCGAGAACGCGAGCGCGGCCACAACTGATGTACGGACCAAAGACGGGATCGTAATCAACATGAAGGGCAAGTTCGCGAGCTTTTGGACGGCGCCCCATACGCTGAACGATGTAGCCTTGAATGGCACAGTGAGGGGCCTCGTTGAGCACGCGATTGGGGAGAGATTTTGCAGCAGCTTTTACGGCCTCGGCAGAGTCGAGATCGAGAATGACACCGCCGACGCGGCTCTTGCAGGCGAGGTCAGGGGAGAGAATCTTGAGGGCGACGGGGAAGCCGAGTTCTTGAGCAATGCTGGCGGCTTCATCTGGAGTGCTGGCGGTTCTGGTTTCAATGATTGGGATGCGATAGGCGCGCAAAAGTTCCAGAACTGCGGCGAGAGGGAGCTGCCCTGTGCCGTGAGTCGCGATAACGCGCTGCGCTGCGTCGAGGTCTGGCTCGAATTCGGACGGGAGAGAGGCGGGGGTCTGAACGAGAAGCTCCTGATTCCGGCGATAATGAACAAGATTCAAATACGCACGAATAGCCTTGTCCGATGTCGCATAAATCGGGAGACCTGCGGCGTTGAAAATTTCTTGAGCCTGGTCTGCATTTGCACCCCCGATCCAGCTGCAAAAGACGAGGCGGCGAGTGCGCTTTGCTGCTTTTGCCACGGCCTTGGCAATTTCACGACCGTCGGCGAGAGCTGAGGGGAAATGCATAACGAGAAGAGCGTCAATACCCTTTGCTTTCAGGAGAATTTTAACAGCCTGAGCATAGCGCTCTGGCGGGGCATTGGGTGACAGGGTGATGGGATTCCCGACACAGCCGTCGGCGCGACAGTTGAGCATGGGGGCGTCGCCATACAAGTCGCTGAGGGCAGCTTTTGTTTCGTCGGAAAGTTCGGCGAGTTTGCCACCACCTTCGATGAAGCGATCAAGGGTGAGGAGTCCGGGGCTGAGACCATTCACGAGAATGGCGAGCCGCTCACCCTTGAGGGGTTTTGTTCTGGCGAGGGTTTCGACGCTGTCGAAGAGTGCCTCTGTATCGGAGACGCGGAGCATACCTGCTCTGCGGAACGCGGCGTCATACACGGCGTCGAGTCCAATGGGGCCGGAGGCGATGCGGGCGAGTTCCTTTCGAGCCTGTTCAGTCCGACCGGCCTTGAGCACGATAACGGGTTTGCTTCTGGAGGCGGCACGGGCGGCAGACATAAAGTGGCGGGCGTTTTTAATGTCCTCAACATAGAGGAGGATGGCGCGGGTTTCAGGGTCTGCATTGAGGTAATCCAGCACAGTGCCGAAGCCAAAGTCGAGCTTGTCGCCGAGCGAAATAAAGTTTGAAAAGCCGAGCTGATTGCTCTGTGCCCAGTCGAGAATAGTTGTGAAAAGGGCGTCGGACTGTGTGACGAAAGCGATGCGTCCGGGTTGAGCGTCGCAGTGCGCGAGGCTGGCGTTGACTCCGGCTCGTGGGGTGAGGAATCCCATGCTCCCCGGACCGAGCAGGCGCATGCCTGTTTCACGTGAAGCAATCAGCATATCGTTTTCGATGCGCGCTTTGTCTTCGGGGAGGAGTTCGGAAAAACCACAGCCCAGTACGACAGCACCTGCAACACCACGCTGCCCAAGTGCTCGAATGTATTGGGGAAGACTCTCTGGCTCAGAGCACAGTATCGCTAGGTCCGGCGTCGTCGGAAGCGTGTCGATATTCTTGAATACCGGAAGCCCCCCAAGCTCTGTGAGCCTTTCGTGTATCGGAAGTATCGGCCCAATAAACTGGGATTCCCGTATGTTTTTGAGGAGTACCGGCCCCGGCGTGCCTTCCTCTTCGGTCGCCCCAACAAGCGCTATGGATGTGGGACGGAACATCGTGTGCAAGTGTGCTAAGTTCATTCGCAGTACGCCTCGTGCTCTCTCGTTGCCTGTCTTAACGCGCTCTCTTACCTGTCTTTCGATCCGTGGATGCCGCGCTACTTCTGTGTTCCTCTATTGCAGTAGCTTTGCCTTGCTCTGCTCTGACGCTGTTTTATCACGAAAACTTACAGCTCCGCAAAAAAAAGATGACAGCATCATAACTTAGAATGTACCACTATGAGAGGATGGGATACACTTTGAGCGATTGTGTCGCTCTGTATCGATTGTGTTGCGCTTTTCATAATACAGATTAACAGGGGGTATCGATGAGTGACGAGATGAAAATCCAGACCATGATGCATGAACAACGGGTGTTTGAACCATCAACCAATGGTTCCAAAGACGCGCATGTGCCTGATATGGATGCCTATGAAGCGCTTTACAAACAGTCGATGGATGATCCTGAGAGCTTTTGGATGCAAAGAACTCAGGAACTTCTGGACTGGAAAACCTCTCCAGAAACCGCTTTGGAATGGGACTTTAGTATCCCGGAAATCAAATGGTTTCAGGGAGGAACCCTTAACGCGTCCTACAACTGCCTTGACCGCCATCTCGAAAATGGCCGCAGGAACAAGGCCGCGCTTATCTGGCAGGGCGAGCCAGATGAGGATGTGCGCGTCTTTACCTATCAGATGTTGCATTCGGAAGTCTGTGCCTTTGCCAACGTGTTGCGCAGCCGGGGAGTAAAAAAAGGCGATACAGTGGCTCTGTACATGCCTATGATTCCTGAACTCCCCATCGCCATGCTTGCGTGTGCCCGTATTGGTGCCATCCATTCTGTTGTCTTTGCTGGCTTTTCTGCAATGAGCCTCCAGAACAGAATTCAGGACTGCGAGGCAAAAATCCTCGTGACTGCCGATGCCGTTTTGCGCGCTGGGCGGACTATCCCGCTGAAGCCCAACGCTGACGAGGCCTTGGCCGCCTGCCCCACAGTGAAGCAGTGTATTGTGGTCAGCCGCGCCGGTCTCGACGTCGACATGAAACCCGAAAGAGACTGCTGGTGGCATGACTGTCTTACTGACAGCATGCATTCTGAATGCTCGCCAGAAGTCATGGATGCCGAGGACCCTCTCTTTATTCTCTACACCTCAGGCTCCACAGGAAAACCAAAAGGCGTTGTTCACACAACAGGTGGCTATCTGACCTATGCGGCCAGCACTACCCAGCAGGTCTTTGACCTCAAGGATAACGACGTCTACTGGTGCACCGCCGACTGTGGCTGGATCACCGGGCACAGTTACATCGTCTATGGCCCTCTCTGTCTTGGCGGTACCTCTCTCATGTTTGAGGGCGTTCCGTCGTGGCCAGCTCCTGACCGTTTTTGGCAGATTGTTGAGAAGTTTGGCGTCAATATCTTCTACACCGCACCAACCGTCATTCGTGCGCTCATGCGCGAAGGTGTGGAGTGGACCCGGCGTCACGACCTCTCTTCCTTGCGCGTTTTGGGGTCCGTTGGCGAGCCTATTAACCCCGAAGCGTGGATTTGGTATCTCGAGCACATTGGGCATGGGAAACTTCCCATTGTGGACACCTGGTGGCAAACAGAGACTGGCGGCATTATGATTTCCGCCATGCCCGCTGCAACGCCACTCAAACCCGGTTCCGC
Coding sequences within:
- the acs gene encoding acetate--CoA ligase — its product is MSDEMKIQTMMHEQRVFEPSTNGSKDAHVPDMDAYEALYKQSMDDPESFWMQRTQELLDWKTSPETALEWDFSIPEIKWFQGGTLNASYNCLDRHLENGRRNKAALIWQGEPDEDVRVFTYQMLHSEVCAFANVLRSRGVKKGDTVALYMPMIPELPIAMLACARIGAIHSVVFAGFSAMSLQNRIQDCEAKILVTADAVLRAGRTIPLKPNADEALAACPTVKQCIVVSRAGLDVDMKPERDCWWHDCLTDSMHSECSPEVMDAEDPLFILYTSGSTGKPKGVVHTTGGYLTYAASTTQQVFDLKDNDVYWCTADCGWITGHSYIVYGPLCLGGTSLMFEGVPSWPAPDRFWQIVEKFGVNIFYTAPTVIRALMREGVEWTRRHDLSSLRVLGSVGEPINPEAWIWYLEHIGHGKLPIVDTWWQTETGGIMISAMPAATPLKPGSATLPLPGVDIAIVDDNGNEAPPNQGGHLVVRKPWPGMLRGVWKNPERFKETYFSRFPGMYEAGDGARRDDDGYFWVMGRLDDVINVSGHRMGTAEIESALVAHPAVAEAAVVGMPHDVKGETIYAYVILGADEEESDELMKELRVWVRKEIGPIAAPEFIQFADELPKTRSGKIMRRVLRKIAAGIRDEFGDTSTLADPGVIIDLQDGRDDMLS
- a CDS encoding bifunctional acetate--CoA ligase family protein/GNAT family N-acetyltransferase, whose protein sequence is MNLAHLHTMFRPTSIALVGATEEEGTPGPVLLKNIRESQFIGPILPIHERLTELGGLPVFKNIDTLPTTPDLAILCSEPESLPQYIRALGQRGVAGAVVLGCGFSELLPEDKARIENDMLIASRETGMRLLGPGSMGFLTPRAGVNASLAHCDAQPGRIAFVTQSDALFTTILDWAQSNQLGFSNFISLGDKLDFGFGTVLDYLNADPETRAILLYVEDIKNARHFMSAARAASRSKPVIVLKAGRTEQARKELARIASGPIGLDAVYDAAFRRAGMLRVSDTEALFDSVETLARTKPLKGERLAILVNGLSPGLLTLDRFIEGGGKLAELSDETKAALSDLYGDAPMLNCRADGCVGNPITLSPNAPPERYAQAVKILLKAKGIDALLVMHFPSALADGREIAKAVAKAAKRTRRLVFCSWIGGANADQAQEIFNAAGLPIYATSDKAIRAYLNLVHYRRNQELLVQTPASLPSEFEPDLDAAQRVIATHGTGQLPLAAVLELLRAYRIPIIETRTASTPDEAASIAQELGFPVALKILSPDLACKSRVGGVILDLDSAEAVKAAAKSLPNRVLNEAPHCAIQGYIVQRMGRRPKARELALHVDYDPVFGPYISCGRARVLAPLFPSQSHSPAVALPPLNMALARELVTRAAVLPLDDSRFDISALCLTLCKLSQLLLDLPTLQHIQIDPLCVDDHGVLALDASASLLADFDASDALAIRPYPRELEQLIQIRSGKTLLIRPITPEDEPAHWDFIAKLSAEDLRFRFFGLIQTLPRAEMIRLTQIDYDREMAFIAIDREASETLGVVRGSTSLDNQEMEFAIIIRSDIKRQGLGRILLQKLIDYAAARGCARIIGQTLIDNSAMAALATALGFTVSRNYDDGVFELSRDL